One window of the Manihot esculenta cultivar AM560-2 chromosome 14, M.esculenta_v8, whole genome shotgun sequence genome contains the following:
- the LOC110630995 gene encoding uncharacterized protein LOC110630995: MAADVSSLLRILSGYKDDRTVANEIVAGKSTALITRDLLGGGVEASAKDEPQELDLDLRVPTGWEKRLDLKSGKVYLQRCNSSNSVSPSPSPSSSSDLRQQTNQTVAKLQDLNFPPSPSKMKLNLFDESDLELKLVSSLSIAKTTSSSPTTKYQSVCTLDKVKYALERAEKGPMKKRSTLWKSPLSPSYSSSSSSIREEENEENPVSEPVAAGCPGCLSYVLILKNNPKCPRCNSVVPVPTVKKPRLDLNISI, translated from the exons ATGGCAGCTGATGTGAGCTCTCTACTTAGGATTCTGTCTGGTTACAAGGATGATCGGACGGTTGCTAATGAAATTGTTGCTGGAAAATCAACGGCTCTGATTACCAGGGATTTGCTTGGTGGTGGTGTCGAGGCTTCTGCAAAGGATGAGCCTCAAGAGTTGGACCTTGACTTGCGAGTGCCTACTGGCTGGGAAAAGCGCCTCGACTTGAAg TCAGGAAAGGTTTATTTACAGAGATGCAATTCATCAAATTCAGTCTCACCTTCACCTTCaccttcatcatcatcagatCTCAGGCAACAAACCAATCAAACAGTGGCAAAGCTTCAAGATTTGAACTTCCCACCATCACCTTCCAAGATGAAACTAAATCTTTTTGATGAAAGCGACTTAGAACTAAAGTTAGTCTCATCATTATCAATAGCAAAAACTACTTCATCATCACCGACAACCAAATATCAAAGCGTGTGCACTCTAGATAAAGTGAAGTATGCACTTGAAAGAGCAGAGAAAGGACCAATGAAGAAGAGATCAACACTGTGGAAATCACCACTATCACCATCgtattcatcatcatcatcttccatTCGAGAAGAGGAAAATGAAGAGAACCCAGTATCTGAACCGGTAGCAGCAGGCTGCCCGGGCTGCTTGTCTTATGTGTTGATATTGAAAAACAATCCAAAATGTCCCAGGTGCAATTCGGTTGTTCCAGTTCCAACGGTAAAGAAGCCTAGGCTTGATCTCAACATTTCAATTTGA